In Fluviicola taffensis DSM 16823, the following are encoded in one genomic region:
- a CDS encoding T9SS type A sorting domain-containing protein, which translates to MKTVVLLGGLLLISSSLFAQISDPTEENQLPNWELKVYPNPTSDLLVISSSIEIKDVTLMDLNGQVIKKNALPNWCYSLQELPTGWIFVYIESTDGRVEKKNVYKN; encoded by the coding sequence ATGAAAACCGTAGTTTTATTAGGTGGGCTACTCCTTATTTCCAGCTCATTATTTGCTCAAATTTCTGATCCGACAGAAGAAAATCAATTACCAAATTGGGAGCTAAAAGTTTATCCAAATCCAACGAGTGATTTATTAGTAATTTCATCCTCCATTGAAATTAAAGATGTTACGTTAATGGATTTGAATGGACAAGTAATCAAGAAAAATGCATTGCCAAACTGGTGTTACTCGTTACAAGAATTGCCTACTGGGTGGATCTTTGTTTACATCGAGAGCACAGATGGAAGAGTTGAAAAGAAAAACGTTTATAAAAACTAG
- a CDS encoding RluA family pseudouridine synthase yields MSQESVKLIYEDEYCLVVSKPSNLIVHHSYYARNIEETSLTDLIREQGCLEACPVHRLDRKTSGLILFAKKAEWVADFQKLFENGEIEKKYLALLRGHLEAEGSIDSPVKNDRGNYKDALTKYTCLEHFERAYVIPPYEKQRYSLVELTPITGRMHQLRIHANKIAHPIINDPKYGNRHHNHYFQEVLGIHELFLHAQSLKFKQPFTGELVWLQEPFPDFWNRFLIP; encoded by the coding sequence GTGAGTCAGGAATCAGTGAAGTTAATTTACGAAGATGAATATTGTTTGGTGGTTTCTAAGCCAAGTAACCTCATTGTGCATCATTCTTACTATGCGCGAAATATTGAAGAAACTTCATTGACGGATTTGATCCGAGAGCAAGGTTGCTTAGAAGCGTGCCCTGTTCATCGCTTAGATCGAAAAACTTCTGGATTGATTCTCTTTGCAAAGAAAGCGGAATGGGTAGCTGATTTTCAAAAGCTATTCGAAAATGGTGAGATTGAAAAGAAGTATTTAGCTCTCTTGCGCGGTCATTTGGAAGCTGAAGGAAGTATTGATTCGCCAGTTAAAAATGACCGTGGAAATTACAAAGATGCGCTGACCAAATATACTTGTTTGGAGCATTTTGAAAGAGCGTATGTTATTCCTCCGTATGAAAAACAGCGCTATAGTTTGGTTGAGTTGACACCAATTACAGGAAGGATGCACCAATTGCGTATTCATGCAAATAAAATCGCGCATCCGATCATCAATGATCCCAAATACGGAAACCGCCACCATAATCACTATTTTCAAGAGGTGCTTGGGATTCACGAGTTGTTTTTACATGCCCAAAGTCTGAAATTTAAACAGCCATTTACAGGAGAGTTAGTGTGGCTTCAAGAGCCGTTTCCTGATTTTTGGAATCGCTTTCTAATACCCTAA
- a CDS encoding penicillin-binding protein, with protein sequence MSDKKDLMWRAYLVYIGFFIALIVVIVKTIMIQTEGSTSLFAATEEKIPTRSVERYPRRGEVLDRNYTPLITSVSFFDIHMDPTVVDQEIFDKEIGALSIGLSKLFPETSARDFENYIRKGRARGRRYITIKLKATNEQKHRLAELPIFNLGRNKGGLIDTDETILRKRPHGEILKRTLGYYQHNENSKELRVGIEGAFNEVLAGEPGKEIEQRISSGWKKTGKMIREPIEGADLITSIDMDIQEVAHTELYRQLKNQNAKSGCVIVMDVKTGFVRAISNLQLASDGEYYELYNHAIGTKEVPGSTFKLASLMAALEDKKISLDDTVNAVGKYQFYDLELDDSNPYGYGRITIRRAFELSSNVIARVINNAYRKEPQLFIDRLRTFGIGDSLGIDLQGESKPTLYSPGTKQWSGVSLPIMSIGYEIQQTPLQTLAFYNAVANNGTLVRPQFVEHIRRGQRIVKSYKPVVLRPKICSDKTLRLMQECLKGVVKRGTGSALKSSLFDIAGKTGTAVVQNADGRYGEDGNKTYQASFVGYFPADEPLYSCIVVVAAPSKDIYGATVSGTVFSAIANKVYSNSLNYHKAINEEKNRIKDAPSIKDGNISDLLTVLKGLHLPYQLDAYSEWSRVRTSGSNISIVPRKISSTTVPNVIGLTAKDAVWLIEHLKMHVYVRGSGKVVKQTISAGSPIVPGGLIELVLE encoded by the coding sequence ATGAGTGATAAAAAAGACTTGATGTGGCGGGCTTACCTGGTTTACATAGGTTTTTTTATCGCCTTGATAGTGGTGATTGTAAAAACAATCATGATTCAAACGGAAGGAAGTACTTCTTTGTTTGCTGCAACGGAAGAAAAGATTCCAACACGATCGGTAGAGCGCTACCCAAGACGTGGAGAAGTATTGGATAGAAATTATACACCACTGATTACGTCAGTGTCGTTCTTTGACATACACATGGATCCTACTGTTGTGGATCAAGAAATTTTCGATAAAGAAATAGGTGCTTTAAGCATCGGTTTGAGTAAGTTGTTTCCAGAAACTTCAGCGCGTGATTTTGAAAATTACATTCGAAAAGGACGAGCAAGAGGAAGAAGGTATATTACCATCAAACTAAAAGCTACAAATGAACAAAAGCATCGATTGGCTGAATTGCCAATTTTCAATTTGGGAAGAAATAAAGGAGGGTTGATTGATACCGATGAAACGATTTTGCGGAAACGCCCTCATGGTGAAATTTTAAAAAGAACCTTGGGGTATTACCAGCACAATGAGAATTCGAAAGAGTTACGTGTAGGAATCGAAGGTGCTTTCAATGAAGTATTGGCGGGAGAGCCTGGAAAAGAAATCGAACAGCGAATTTCTTCTGGTTGGAAGAAAACGGGTAAAATGATTCGCGAGCCAATAGAAGGTGCGGATCTAATCACTTCCATCGATATGGATATTCAAGAGGTGGCACACACGGAATTGTATCGCCAGTTGAAAAACCAGAATGCGAAAAGCGGTTGTGTGATTGTGATGGATGTGAAAACGGGCTTTGTTCGTGCGATATCGAACTTGCAATTAGCTTCTGATGGTGAATATTACGAGTTGTACAATCATGCCATTGGAACGAAAGAGGTACCTGGTTCAACTTTTAAGTTGGCATCGCTAATGGCTGCGCTGGAAGATAAAAAGATTAGTTTGGACGATACGGTCAATGCGGTTGGTAAGTATCAATTCTATGATCTAGAATTGGATGATTCCAATCCTTACGGTTATGGTAGAATTACTATTCGGAGAGCTTTTGAATTGTCTTCCAATGTGATTGCTCGTGTAATCAACAATGCGTACCGTAAAGAACCTCAATTGTTTATCGATCGTCTGCGTACTTTCGGAATTGGAGACTCCTTAGGGATTGATCTGCAAGGTGAATCTAAACCAACGTTGTATTCGCCAGGAACGAAGCAATGGTCGGGGGTTTCGCTTCCTATCATGTCGATAGGATATGAAATTCAACAAACTCCACTTCAAACCTTGGCATTTTACAATGCAGTTGCGAATAACGGAACTTTGGTTCGTCCACAGTTCGTGGAACACATTCGTCGAGGTCAACGCATTGTTAAATCGTATAAACCAGTGGTTCTTCGTCCGAAAATTTGTTCGGATAAAACACTTCGTTTGATGCAGGAGTGCTTGAAAGGCGTTGTGAAAAGAGGGACAGGAAGTGCATTGAAATCTTCGCTTTTCGATATTGCGGGGAAAACGGGAACGGCTGTTGTGCAAAATGCAGATGGACGTTACGGAGAAGATGGAAATAAAACCTATCAAGCATCTTTCGTAGGATATTTTCCTGCAGATGAGCCGCTTTACTCATGTATTGTTGTTGTAGCTGCTCCATCCAAAGATATTTACGGAGCAACTGTTTCAGGAACTGTTTTCTCGGCGATTGCGAATAAAGTGTACTCCAATTCATTGAATTACCACAAAGCAATCAATGAAGAAAAGAATCGAATCAAAGATGCGCCTTCAATCAAGGATGGGAATATCTCTGATTTGTTGACTGTTTTGAAAGGTCTGCATTTACCGTATCAATTAGATGCGTATAGCGAATGGTCGAGAGTGCGAACATCTGGTTCAAACATTTCAATTGTACCTCGAAAAATTTCATCAACAACAGTTCCAAATGTCATTGGACTTACTGCAAAAGATGCTGTTTGGTTGATTGAGCATTTGAAAATGCATGTGTATGTGCGCGGAAGCGGAAAAGTAGTTAAACAAACAATCTCTGCGGGATCACCAATTGTTCCAGGAGGTTTAATAGAATTAGTATTAGAATGA
- the rsmH gene encoding 16S rRNA (cytosine(1402)-N(4))-methyltransferase RsmH has protein sequence MTNNDATYHVPVMLQECLDGLVINPDGIYVDVTFGGGGHSRAIFEKLSPKGKLIVFDQDPDARANAWEAPNFHFVAANFAFLRNHLRVMGIPAVDGILADLGVSSHQFDDAKRGFSIRSNEVLDMRMNQAGDFTAAKIVQTYDEEQLAAIFRKYGELDHPFKTAVELVKARNKSKIKTTGELMEALMPVAPKFKDHKFFAQVFQALRIEVNQEMDVLEKFLLQTADSLKPDGRLVVMSYHSLEDRLVKNLMKRGSLDGSIEKDFFGKVLKPFEEINRKPILPSEEEIQRNTRARSAKLRIAKRVEDGK, from the coding sequence ATGACGAATAACGACGCTACATACCATGTGCCTGTCATGTTGCAGGAATGTCTGGATGGATTGGTAATTAATCCAGATGGAATCTATGTTGATGTTACCTTTGGTGGTGGTGGTCATTCTCGCGCAATTTTCGAAAAACTTTCTCCAAAAGGCAAGCTGATTGTTTTTGATCAGGATCCAGATGCTCGCGCAAACGCTTGGGAAGCTCCTAATTTTCATTTCGTAGCTGCCAATTTTGCGTTTCTAAGAAATCACCTTCGGGTGATGGGAATTCCTGCTGTTGATGGAATTTTGGCTGATTTGGGTGTTTCATCCCATCAGTTTGATGATGCAAAACGAGGGTTTTCCATTCGTTCCAATGAGGTGTTGGATATGCGTATGAATCAAGCAGGAGATTTTACGGCGGCTAAAATTGTTCAGACGTATGACGAAGAGCAATTGGCTGCAATTTTCAGAAAATACGGTGAATTGGATCATCCGTTTAAAACGGCTGTTGAGTTAGTAAAAGCGCGTAACAAATCAAAAATCAAGACTACGGGTGAGTTGATGGAGGCTTTGATGCCTGTTGCTCCGAAATTTAAAGATCATAAATTCTTTGCTCAAGTATTTCAGGCGCTTCGTATTGAGGTGAACCAGGAGATGGATGTCTTGGAGAAGTTCTTACTTCAAACGGCAGATTCCTTAAAGCCAGATGGACGTTTGGTGGTGATGTCTTACCATTCTTTGGAGGATCGCTTGGTGAAGAACTTGATGAAGCGCGGAAGTTTAGATGGTTCTATTGAGAAGGATTTTTTCGGGAAAGTGCTGAAGCCTTTTGAGGAAATAAATAGAAAACCGATTCTTCCAAGTGAAGAGGAGATTCAGCGAAATACACGAGCGCGTAGTGCCAAGTTGAGGATTGCTAAACGAGTTGAAGATGGAAAATGA
- a CDS encoding NAD-dependent epimerase/dehydratase family protein has translation MILVTGSTGLLGSHVVVELLHKGYEVRAMYRDPIRKEVVFRLIEFYYPSEKETLLQKLKWFQGNVLDLVDVQNSLIGVSKVVHCAALVSFHRRDFNSLFKVNRRGTANMVNFALDSNVNQFVHVSSTAAIGSDSQYKDGLKRESNLWNPNDEVSGYSLSKFSAEKEVWRASEEGLPVSVVNPSVMFGPGSWEESSLQIFRTLNKGLSYYTKGSNSFVDVRDVTKLILKLIETEKTGHRYLVTGSNLSFKQLFDQICKQLQVKAPSKLAGPFLTTLAWRLSGILGRIQGTRPTITKESARSSHSDSKFSNEKLLKDFPDFEFTKLEDTIDVTIKGRME, from the coding sequence ATGATTTTAGTAACTGGATCTACGGGACTTCTCGGATCACATGTAGTGGTTGAATTACTTCATAAAGGATATGAGGTAAGAGCAATGTATCGTGATCCTATTAGAAAAGAAGTCGTTTTCCGTTTAATAGAATTTTATTACCCATCCGAAAAAGAAACATTGCTCCAAAAACTAAAGTGGTTTCAAGGAAATGTTTTGGATTTGGTAGATGTTCAAAATTCTTTAATCGGAGTCTCCAAAGTCGTTCATTGTGCTGCTCTTGTATCTTTTCATCGAAGAGATTTTAATTCTTTGTTTAAAGTCAATAGAAGGGGAACTGCAAACATGGTGAACTTTGCCCTGGATTCGAATGTCAATCAATTTGTTCATGTTTCTTCAACTGCTGCTATTGGAAGTGATTCTCAATATAAAGATGGGTTGAAACGCGAATCCAATTTATGGAATCCAAACGATGAGGTGAGTGGCTATTCATTGTCTAAATTTAGTGCTGAAAAAGAAGTGTGGCGAGCAAGTGAAGAAGGATTGCCTGTTTCTGTCGTAAATCCAAGTGTGATGTTTGGTCCTGGTTCTTGGGAGGAAAGTTCTTTGCAGATTTTTAGAACATTGAATAAGGGATTGAGTTATTATACCAAAGGATCAAATTCTTTTGTGGATGTTCGGGATGTCACAAAACTCATTTTGAAACTCATTGAAACCGAGAAAACGGGTCACCGTTATTTAGTTACTGGGTCGAATTTATCGTTCAAGCAATTATTTGATCAAATATGCAAGCAACTACAGGTGAAAGCTCCTTCTAAATTGGCAGGACCTTTCTTAACAACCCTTGCGTGGCGATTATCGGGTATTCTTGGAAGAATTCAAGGTACAAGACCTACTATTACCAAAGAAAGCGCTAGAAGTTCACACAGCGACTCCAAATTCTCGAATGAAAAATTGCTAAAGGATTTTCCAGATTTCGAATTCACAAAATTAGAAGACACCATCGATGTTACCATTAAAGGAAGAATGGAATAA
- the mraY gene encoding phospho-N-acetylmuramoyl-pentapeptide-transferase: MLTYLFNYLAQMDFPGAGLFQYISFRAAMALITSLIVSIIFGKRLINLLRRQQIGETVRDLGLAGQIEKSGTPTMGGIIILSAILIPTLLFAKLHNVYVFTMLVATVWLGAIGLLDDYIKVFKKNKEGLKGKFKVVGQIGVGIIVGSILYFHPDVQVHKKVAANYHLQAGESFVTHQHSKDVVDTIPSKWIVTRDMTTTIPFVKNNEFNYNWLIGDIDKSYGWVLFIPFVIIVVIAVSNGANMTDGLDGLATGTSAIAGIALAVLAYVTSNVHFADYLNVMYVPYAEELVIFIAAFVGACIGFLWYNSYPAQVFMGDTGSLALGGIIAVFAISIRKELLIPVLCGIFLVENLSVIMQVGYFKYTKKRFGEGRRIFRMAPLHHHYQKKGLHEAKIVSRFWIVAILLAVVSIVTLKLR; this comes from the coding sequence ATGTTAACATACCTCTTTAATTATTTAGCACAAATGGATTTCCCGGGAGCGGGACTTTTCCAGTACATCTCATTCAGAGCTGCAATGGCATTGATTACTTCGTTAATCGTATCTATTATTTTCGGAAAACGTTTGATCAACTTGTTGCGTCGTCAGCAAATTGGTGAAACGGTTCGGGATTTAGGTTTGGCTGGTCAAATTGAGAAATCAGGAACGCCAACTATGGGAGGAATTATCATTCTTTCAGCGATATTAATTCCGACCCTTTTGTTTGCAAAACTGCACAATGTATATGTGTTCACCATGTTGGTGGCAACAGTTTGGTTGGGGGCAATTGGCTTATTGGACGATTACATCAAGGTTTTCAAAAAGAACAAAGAAGGATTAAAAGGAAAGTTCAAGGTAGTTGGTCAAATTGGAGTGGGAATTATCGTTGGTTCCATTTTGTATTTCCACCCAGATGTTCAAGTTCATAAAAAAGTAGCAGCAAACTATCATTTGCAAGCCGGTGAATCCTTCGTAACACACCAACATTCGAAAGATGTGGTGGATACAATTCCTTCCAAATGGATTGTAACGCGCGATATGACAACGACAATTCCTTTTGTAAAGAACAATGAGTTCAATTACAACTGGTTGATTGGTGATATCGATAAATCGTACGGATGGGTATTGTTTATTCCATTTGTAATCATTGTGGTAATTGCTGTTTCGAATGGGGCAAATATGACCGACGGATTGGATGGTTTGGCCACTGGAACGAGTGCCATTGCTGGAATTGCTTTAGCTGTTTTGGCTTATGTGACTTCCAATGTGCATTTCGCGGATTACTTGAATGTGATGTATGTTCCGTATGCAGAAGAGCTCGTAATATTTATTGCGGCATTTGTTGGCGCTTGTATCGGATTCTTGTGGTACAACAGTTATCCCGCTCAGGTTTTTATGGGGGATACAGGGAGTTTGGCTTTGGGAGGAATCATCGCGGTATTCGCTATTTCCATTCGTAAGGAATTATTGATTCCGGTACTATGTGGAATCTTCCTGGTTGAGAACTTGTCCGTGATTATGCAGGTGGGTTATTTCAAATACACGAAAAAACGATTTGGTGAAGGCCGACGTATTTTTAGAATGGCTCCTTTGCATCACCATTACCAGAAAAAAGGATTGCATGAAGCGAAAATTGTTTCCCGCTTCTGGATTGTAGCGATTCTTCTAGCTGTAGTATCCATTGTAACTCTGAAACTGCGTTAA
- the yihA gene encoding ribosome biogenesis GTP-binding protein YihA/YsxC — MIIKEAKFIISNTDIKLCPTDGKPEYAFIGRSNVGKSSLINMLVEKKDMAKTSGRPGKTQLINHFLINNEWYLVDLPGYGYAKASKSSRNQWEKFISQFLTRRETLINTFVLIDSRLEPQKIDIEFMSWCAEEQLPFSIVFTKIDKLSSSALQKNLAAYKKEMLKYWEALPPVFTTSSESHFGREKILNYIDQINLDWHESKNG, encoded by the coding sequence ATGATTATCAAGGAAGCCAAATTTATCATCAGTAATACGGACATCAAACTTTGTCCAACAGACGGAAAGCCAGAATATGCATTTATCGGTCGTTCAAACGTTGGTAAATCTTCCTTGATCAACATGTTGGTAGAGAAGAAAGACATGGCAAAAACTTCTGGGAGACCTGGAAAAACGCAATTAATCAACCATTTTTTGATTAATAACGAATGGTATTTAGTTGATTTACCTGGGTATGGTTATGCCAAAGCATCTAAATCAAGCAGAAATCAATGGGAGAAGTTTATTTCTCAATTTCTAACAAGAAGAGAAACCTTGATCAACACATTTGTATTAATTGACTCCCGTTTGGAACCTCAAAAAATTGATATTGAATTCATGTCTTGGTGTGCTGAAGAACAATTGCCATTTTCCATTGTTTTCACTAAAATTGATAAGCTTTCAAGTTCTGCATTACAGAAAAACTTAGCAGCCTATAAAAAAGAAATGTTGAAATATTGGGAAGCTCTTCCGCCTGTTTTCACCACTTCCAGCGAATCACATTTTGGACGTGAGAAAATATTAAATTACATTGACCAAATTAATCTTGACTGGCACGAAAGTAAGAACGGATAA
- the mraZ gene encoding division/cell wall cluster transcriptional repressor MraZ yields MAGLVGEFEVKLDGKGRFLFPAGLRKQLSPDAQEQFMLNKGFEECLTLYPMNEWEKLSVKLSKLNLFKPQNRMFYRLFHQGAKQIALDNAGRVLIPVMHMERVGLDKDVMLIAYNDRIEIWDKSKYFQLIDGSMADFADLADQVMGDLGNDDE; encoded by the coding sequence ATGGCTGGACTTGTCGGAGAATTTGAGGTGAAGCTGGACGGAAAAGGAAGATTCCTTTTTCCTGCTGGTTTGCGCAAACAACTTTCTCCGGATGCTCAGGAACAATTCATGTTGAATAAAGGCTTTGAAGAATGTTTGACGCTCTATCCGATGAACGAATGGGAGAAATTGTCAGTGAAATTGTCAAAGTTGAATTTGTTTAAGCCTCAGAATCGTATGTTTTACCGTTTGTTCCATCAAGGAGCAAAGCAAATTGCGCTAGATAATGCTGGTCGCGTTTTGATTCCGGTGATGCACATGGAGCGTGTGGGTTTGGATAAAGATGTGATGCTTATCGCATACAACGACCGAATTGAGATCTGGGACAAGTCTAAGTACTTCCAACTGATTGATGGAAGCATGGCTGATTTTGCTGATTTAGCAGATCAAGTAATGGGTGATTTAGGGAACGATGACGAATAA
- a CDS encoding MGMT family protein, protein MVKPIKLSEANADFFDRVYQVVELIPKGRATSYGAIANYLGAKSGSRMVGWAMNAAHSLEHVPAQRVVNRNGLLTGKMHFETPTKMEELLRLDGIEVLNDQIVNWKIVFWDPMIELQID, encoded by the coding sequence ATGGTAAAACCAATTAAACTTTCTGAGGCAAATGCCGATTTTTTTGATCGTGTATATCAAGTTGTAGAACTCATTCCGAAAGGAAGAGCAACGTCTTATGGTGCGATTGCTAACTATTTGGGTGCGAAAAGTGGAAGTCGGATGGTTGGTTGGGCCATGAATGCAGCACATAGTTTGGAGCATGTTCCTGCTCAAAGAGTAGTAAATCGAAATGGTTTACTGACTGGGAAAATGCACTTTGAAACACCAACCAAAATGGAAGAATTGCTCCGATTGGATGGGATTGAAGTCTTGAATGATCAGATTGTAAATTGGAAGATTGTTTTTTGGGATCCAATGATTGAATTACAAATTGATTAA
- a CDS encoding UDP-N-acetylmuramoyl-L-alanyl-D-glutamate--2,6-diaminopimelate ligase, with the protein MKTVNELAKATEITQWIGPTDVVVSALVSDSRKALAGTLFIAVKGTQVDAHDFISQVIEKGCRVIVAERVIEVPEHVTVLVVPNSALALGELAHAFYDYPSRSLELVGVTGTNGKTTTTTLLHDLYTELGYKVGLLSTVVNLIGKEVIPSTHTTPDQIALNALLADMVDQGCSHCFMEVSSHAISQHRIAGLVFKGGAFTNITHDHLDYHGTFKEYIAAKKTFFDELKKDAFALVNADDKNGMVMVQNTKAKVSTFGLKTHADFKAKVLENSFSGLLLTINGIELWTRLIGDFNAYNIATVYGISQLLGSDSTEVLTVLSKLEAVDGRFQFTKSETDITAVVDYAHTPDALENVLKTIENIRTRNEQVITVVGCGGDRDALKRPEMARIACELSNKVILTSDNPRTEDPAEILKQMEAGVGAHQSMKVLTILDRDQAIKTAVSLAQPKDIILIAGKGHEKYQDINGVKHPFDDFDVVKNYFTKLKK; encoded by the coding sequence ATGAAAACGGTAAATGAATTAGCAAAAGCAACGGAAATTACGCAGTGGATTGGTCCAACTGATGTGGTGGTTTCTGCGCTTGTTTCAGATTCTCGCAAGGCTCTTGCAGGAACGCTTTTCATTGCGGTTAAGGGAACACAAGTCGATGCACACGATTTCATTTCTCAGGTAATTGAGAAAGGATGTAGAGTAATTGTTGCTGAAAGAGTTATTGAAGTTCCTGAACATGTAACTGTTTTGGTGGTTCCAAATTCGGCTTTGGCTTTAGGAGAATTAGCACATGCGTTTTACGATTATCCTTCTCGTTCATTGGAATTAGTGGGTGTTACTGGGACAAATGGAAAAACCACAACTACTACGCTTTTACATGATTTGTATACGGAATTGGGATATAAAGTGGGATTGCTTTCCACGGTTGTAAATCTGATTGGAAAAGAAGTGATTCCATCTACACATACAACTCCAGATCAAATTGCATTGAATGCGCTTTTAGCAGATATGGTTGATCAAGGTTGTTCGCATTGTTTTATGGAGGTGAGTTCACATGCGATCTCTCAACATCGAATTGCGGGATTGGTTTTCAAAGGTGGAGCGTTTACAAATATTACGCACGATCATTTGGATTACCACGGAACATTTAAGGAATACATCGCTGCGAAAAAAACCTTCTTTGATGAGTTGAAGAAAGATGCTTTTGCATTGGTAAATGCAGATGACAAGAATGGAATGGTGATGGTTCAGAATACCAAAGCCAAAGTTTCCACATTCGGATTGAAGACACATGCAGATTTCAAAGCGAAGGTTTTGGAGAATAGCTTCAGCGGTTTGCTTTTGACAATTAACGGAATTGAATTGTGGACACGATTAATTGGTGACTTCAATGCATATAACATCGCAACAGTTTACGGAATCAGTCAATTGCTGGGTTCCGATTCCACAGAGGTATTGACAGTTTTAAGCAAGTTGGAAGCTGTGGACGGACGTTTTCAGTTCACAAAAAGTGAAACAGATATTACCGCAGTTGTGGATTATGCACACACGCCAGATGCTTTGGAGAATGTATTGAAAACGATAGAAAATATTCGCACAAGAAACGAACAGGTTATTACAGTTGTGGGTTGTGGCGGAGATCGTGATGCGTTGAAAAGACCGGAAATGGCTCGCATAGCTTGTGAGTTGAGCAATAAGGTGATTTTGACATCCGATAATCCACGAACAGAAGACCCAGCTGAGATTTTAAAACAAATGGAAGCTGGAGTTGGAGCGCATCAAAGTATGAAGGTTTTGACCATTTTAGATAGAGACCAAGCGATTAAAACCGCAGTTTCCTTGGCGCAACCAAAAGATATTATCCTGATTGCAGGAAAAGGACATGAAAAATACCAGGATATCAATGGGGTGAAACACCCTTTCGATGATTTCGATGTTGTAAAAAATTACTTCACTAAACTGAAAAAATAA
- a CDS encoding FtsL-like putative cell division protein, translating into MENEYREREGANPMDAVRGKSTREKYSTEIPPTEKKERKEKKAQANSGAKPKTAAASKAKRPNIIIQVLNGDILTRDFVLNNLTFIFFILLLLLLMVAKGYYGKQLQKDISDLQTNVDAQTAEYIENKARLEESTSRYRLVQALEKRGLKETVNPAKVIRLKRGGDE; encoded by the coding sequence ATGGAAAATGAGTACAGAGAACGTGAGGGTGCGAATCCGATGGATGCTGTGCGAGGGAAATCAACCCGTGAGAAGTATTCAACGGAAATCCCTCCAACCGAAAAGAAGGAGCGAAAAGAAAAGAAGGCTCAGGCAAATTCGGGAGCTAAGCCGAAAACGGCTGCTGCTTCTAAAGCGAAACGACCAAATATAATCATTCAGGTACTCAACGGAGATATCTTGACGAGAGACTTTGTCTTGAATAATTTGACATTCATTTTCTTCATTTTGTTGCTTTTGTTGTTGATGGTTGCAAAAGGATATTATGGAAAGCAGTTGCAAAAAGACATTTCTGATTTACAGACGAATGTAGATGCTCAAACTGCTGAATATATTGAGAATAAAGCGCGTTTAGAAGAATCGACTTCGCGTTACCGTTTGGTGCAGGCATTGGAGAAAAGAGGGTTGAAAGAAACGGTAAATCCTGCAAAGGTGATACGATTAAAACGTGGTGGAGATGAGTGA
- a CDS encoding DMT family protein: MRILITIALLIVSNSFMTYAWYGHLKEQPEDKKTGIWVFATTILISWGIAFFEYIFMVPANKIGYQGNGGPFSLIQLKIIQEVTSIIIFMIFSLIFFKGEVFKWNHAVAFLLILIAVYLVFKK; this comes from the coding sequence ATGAGAATACTCATTACTATTGCGTTGTTAATCGTTTCCAATTCATTTATGACATATGCTTGGTATGGTCATTTAAAAGAACAACCAGAAGACAAGAAAACGGGAATTTGGGTTTTTGCAACGACCATTTTAATTAGTTGGGGAATTGCCTTTTTTGAATACATTTTCATGGTTCCAGCAAACAAAATTGGTTATCAAGGAAATGGAGGTCCGTTTTCTTTGATTCAATTAAAAATCATTCAAGAAGTTACTTCCATTATTATCTTCATGATTTTCTCACTGATTTTTTTCAAAGGTGAAGTCTTCAAATGGAATCATGCAGTGGCGTTTTTATTGATATTGATTGCGGTTTATTTGGTGTTTAAAAAATAG